The following is a genomic window from Parabacteroides johnsonii DSM 18315.
GATTTTTGGTGCTCGCCGTGTTGGTAAAACGGTAATGATGCGTAAAATTGTGGACAACTATTCAGGTAGGACGATGATGCTCAACGGCGAAGACTACGACACATTAGCACTATTGGAGAATCGCTCAATAGCCAATTATCGGCATTTATTGGATGGTATTGATTTGCTGGCTATTGATGAGGCACAGAACATACCACAAATCGGTAGTATTCTGAAGTTGATAGTTGATGAAATACCGGGAATAAGTGTCTTGGCAAGTGGTTCTTCGTCATTCGATTTGCTGAATAAGACTGGTGAACCGTTGGTCGGCCGCAGTACGCAATTTCTCCTTACACCATTCTCGCAACGGGAAATCGCACAGACGGAAACGGCACTTGAAACCCGCCAGAACCTCGAAGCGCGCTTGATTTACGGTTCCTATCCCGAAGTAGTAATGATGGAGAACTATGAACGTAAAACAGACTACCTACGTGATATTGTCGGTGCATACCTGCTTAAAGATATCTTAGCAATTGACGGCTTAAAAAATTCGAGCAAGATGCGCGATCTACTGCGATTGATAGCTTTTCAGTTGGGCAGCGAAGTTTCTTACGAAGAGTTAGGTAAACAACTCGGCATGAGCAAGACGACCGTTGAAAAATACCTCGACCTATTGGAAAAGGTCTTCGTTATCTATCGTCTGGGGGCTTATTCGCGTAACCTACGCAAGGAGGTTACAAAAGCTGGCAAGTGGTACTTCTACGACAACGGCATTCGCAATGCCATTATCGGGGCTTTCTCACCGCTGGCCATTCGGCAGGATGTCGGTGCGCTGTGGGAGAACTACATCATCGGAGAGCGGCGCAAAGCGAACTTCAATGAGGGACTGCACAGGGAGTTCTATTTCTGGCGCACCTACGACAAACAGGAAATCGACCTGATTGAGGAGAGTGCCGACAGTCTTACCGCCTTGGAGTTCAAGTGGGGAAATAAAATGCCGGCCGCACCGAAAGCCTTCCAAGAAGCCTATCCCTATGCCGAGTTTCATGTGGTAAATCGGGAGAATTATTTGGAGTTCGTATAATCAATAAATTACGTATATGGAAACAAAACTACAATCCAAACAGCAATATCCGCGGTTTATCCAAAATAAACCGTGTGGTATTGACAAATTCGATGGAGGTTCGCAAGAAAGGTTGGCAAAAACTATTGCTCGCCATTTTTGTCAGAATGATTCATTGGATGAGGAATGTACTTTACCTCGAATTATCGGCATCGAAGGTATTTGGGGATCTGGAAAATCCAACGTGGTTAAAATGTTGGAACGTGAATTATCAGACGACTATTACTTTTTTGAGTATGACGCATGGGGACATCAAGAGGACTTGCAACGCCGCTCTATATTGGAATTGCTTACAAGCAAACTTATTGATGATGGTATCCTATCTGGAAATGCAACAATAAAAGTCAAAGGTGGAGGTACGAAAACCGTATCATGGTCTGAAAAGCTGAAATATTTATTAGCCCGTAAAACGGAGACCGTAACCGAAAAATATCCCCTTATCAGTAATGGTATGGTTGCGGCATTTTTGGTTGCAGTTTTAACTCCGATATTTACATTTATTGCGTATGCAGTAAAACCTACACCCACAACATGGTGGTTTTCTTTATTGTCTATTATCATAGCTGCACTGCCAGTTCTTATTGCATTGTGCGTTTGGAAATGGGCATATAGCAAAGATCATAAATATGGATGGAGTTATATGTTAGCTATTTATCAAGATAAAGTCGAAAAGGACGTTTGCTATGAGACTTTGAGCGAAGACGAACCAACGGTTTACGAGTTCAAAACATGGATGCAAGACATTTCTGATTTTATCAAGGAAAAAGGACAACGTAAATTAGTCCTTGTTTTTGACAACATGGATCGTCTCCCCGCTGAAAAAGTAAAAGAATTATGGTCTTCTATCCATACGTTCTTCGCCGATAGCGGTTTTGAAAATGTTTGGGCTGTTATTCCTTTCGATGAAACACATTTAGCTTGTGCATTCGGAGATGAGACCGACGAACAAACGAAACAACTGACCAAGTATTTTATCAATAAAACTTTCCCTATTGTTTATCGTGTTGCTCCTCCTGTTATTACCGACTATCGAAGTATATTCAACAAACTGTTTGTTGAAGCATTTGGAGAAACAGAAAATGAAGCGAAAGAAACTATAAATCGGATATTCAGATTGGTAAATCCTAATGCCAATGTTAGGGAAATTATATCATATATCAATGAGATGGTCGCTCTTAAACAAGAGTGGTGTAACGAAATTTTGATGATAAACATAGCATTGTTCTGTTTGAAGAAGACGGATATTCTGGCAAATCCAGTAGAACAAATATTGTCCGGCGACTATCTGAATGGCATTCAAACAATAATTAACAATGATCTGCAAACACAACGCGAAATTGCAGCTTTGGTATATGGTGTCGATGTTGAAGATGCTCGACAAATTCCATTGAAAAAATATATTGAAGGCTGCATCAACGGAGAAGAAGACCACGACATAAATCAATATGCAGAGACTAATAAACAATTTGACACTGTATTAGAAGAAGTTATACAATGTATGGACAATGCGCTTATCGATAAGATTATACATTGTTTGCATAAATTAACTCGAAAGAGCGATGTTATTCTGCGTGTATGGCAAAGAATAGCACAATTGAAATTAAAAGAATCCATAGAGAAGCAGGTGTTCCCTGTCGAATACCAAGAACTGCTGTTGCATTTAGACACGGAAAGCCAAAACCATGTGATTGCTCAATTATATAAGAAGATAGTTCGGTTCAATGACTTCAATGGCGGCGACTATTTCAAAACGTTAGATGCAATAGACAGGTTTATTGCGCAAAATAAGTTGGCGTGCGATTTTACGTCATTGATTGAAGCAAAAACAGTCAAGCCAAATACATTTATCGATTATATTCAAGCTGCAAATGCAACAGATGCTGCCTATCGGGATAACGCGACAACTAAAGCATATAAATATTATCAAGTAGCAACAAATTCGGAGGCGCTCGATAATTATTTGGCAAACTTACTACCCGATAATTTCGACCATGCAGATATTGTAAAAACGTTAAAAGATAATTCTACCTATACGTTTCCAACGCTTTTGCAAGCGATCACGAATTGCATTGATGAACAGAATGTAAATAAAGATAATATAGGGGCTATATTTACAACCTATCGTTTATTGGCATCTGACGAAGAAAGACCTTTACCTGTAACGTTAGATTCAACCTACATAAATCAGTTGCATTCTGAATTAGAAACTGATGGCCGAAACATTAAAGAGTCTGGATATTACGATTTAGTCGCC
Proteins encoded in this region:
- a CDS encoding ATP-binding protein; this translates as METVNRILQEKITARIAPNKAVLIFGARRVGKTVMMRKIVDNYSGRTMMLNGEDYDTLALLENRSIANYRHLLDGIDLLAIDEAQNIPQIGSILKLIVDEIPGISVLASGSSSFDLLNKTGEPLVGRSTQFLLTPFSQREIAQTETALETRQNLEARLIYGSYPEVVMMENYERKTDYLRDIVGAYLLKDILAIDGLKNSSKMRDLLRLIAFQLGSEVSYEELGKQLGMSKTTVEKYLDLLEKVFVIYRLGAYSRNLRKEVTKAGKWYFYDNGIRNAIIGAFSPLAIRQDVGALWENYIIGERRKANFNEGLHREFYFWRTYDKQEIDLIEESADSLTALEFKWGNKMPAAPKAFQEAYPYAEFHVVNRENYLEFV
- a CDS encoding P-loop NTPase fold protein, whose amino-acid sequence is METKLQSKQQYPRFIQNKPCGIDKFDGGSQERLAKTIARHFCQNDSLDEECTLPRIIGIEGIWGSGKSNVVKMLERELSDDYYFFEYDAWGHQEDLQRRSILELLTSKLIDDGILSGNATIKVKGGGTKTVSWSEKLKYLLARKTETVTEKYPLISNGMVAAFLVAVLTPIFTFIAYAVKPTPTTWWFSLLSIIIAALPVLIALCVWKWAYSKDHKYGWSYMLAIYQDKVEKDVCYETLSEDEPTVYEFKTWMQDISDFIKEKGQRKLVLVFDNMDRLPAEKVKELWSSIHTFFADSGFENVWAVIPFDETHLACAFGDETDEQTKQLTKYFINKTFPIVYRVAPPVITDYRSIFNKLFVEAFGETENEAKETINRIFRLVNPNANVREIISYINEMVALKQEWCNEILMINIALFCLKKTDILANPVEQILSGDYLNGIQTIINNDLQTQREIAALVYGVDVEDARQIPLKKYIEGCINGEEDHDINQYAETNKQFDTVLEEVIQCMDNALIDKIIHCLHKLTRKSDVILRVWQRIAQLKLKESIEKQVFPVEYQELLLHLDTESQNHVIAQLYKKIVRFNDFNGGDYFKTLDAIDRFIAQNKLACDFTSLIEAKTVKPNTFIDYIQAANATDAAYRDNATTKAYKYYQVATNSEALDNYLANLLPDNFDHADIVKTLKDNSTYTFPTLLQAITNCIDEQNVNKDNIGAIFTTYRLLASDEERPLPVTLDSTYINQLHSELETDGRNIKESGYYDLVAMQLAHGHSVSLIEGGDIKYVAELMDYYVDHGDLLVNSVGWNIPLLNETLQYMVNHKLGYKLLLSDILPQFEDIKNRIGVTDEVFIEHLAEWNTDLDKYITKNNIKDVIPDASFYDLTTKISNVLTDHINKIAFEALSEISVDTLYAQRTAHTSYYWFVAIKHLLAKIKSLPDNLTEFGKKILMDIASGTQSLNPFPNCFKNIVERLDKRKIKSTVTDIRNDFCIGKKTINAIKFQFFETWLRSHGNLKSQAGDVIDKIVKPVISDGACRSLILQNKDFYMDLINTAGDDAYELKKSLRNLIQKDSDPQLVKFVNSIDSVPEVETA